From Magnolia sinica isolate HGM2019 chromosome 13, MsV1, whole genome shotgun sequence, one genomic window encodes:
- the LOC131222599 gene encoding ent-copalyl diphosphate synthase 1 translates to MTLPTALLHFPLSFPAFRYGSLSFPTLADPTEPFSVCSFGVGWKPAYVAVPSSRCNAVSKPRVMHDILQNNTSVIKWPETLPDTDDGKALTKVPESNEITQRIDAIKEMLRSMDDGEISVSAYDTAWVALVDDMHGSGEPQFPTSLQWIVENQLPDGSWGDERIFSAHDRILNTLACVIALKSWNIYPKRCISGLSFLRENLKKLQDENAEHMPIGFEVAFPSLIEIARSLDLEFPYDSPLLQDIYAMRNFKLKRIPKEIMHKVPTTLLHSLEGMHDLDWEKLLKLQSADGSFLFSPSSTAFALKQTKDEKCLKYLQKAVENFNGGVPNVYPVDLFEHIWAVDRLERLGISRYFEAEIKDCLDYVYRYWTEDGICWARNSRVRDVDDTAMGFRILRLHGYDVSADAFRHFENGGEFFCFSGQSNQAVTGIFNLNRASQISFPGEKILEEAKSFSDKFLREKQASKQLLDKWIITKDLPGEVGYALDFPWYTSLPRIETRFYLEQYGGEDDVWIGKTLYRMPYVNNNVYLELAKLDFNQCQALHQLEWREIEKWYVESVLMNLGLSENTVLQAYFLAAVSIFEPEKSTERLAWAQTAVLMDAISSYFGTSACSSEKRRAFLQDFNDQSSGSKRTRKGLVGSLLETLRHLSLDALVVHGSDVHCNLLSAWETWLLTWQGDGDSSHHQRRGAEAELLVRTINLCAGRSVSENLLSHPQYVRLARRTNGICDRLRRVRKLKEQRANGNDAITSSGLDTKPIESEMQELMQCVLQSSDGIDSYIKQTFLTVAKSFYYAAHCPLSTFNYHISKVLFDRAA, encoded by the exons ATGACTTTGCCAACAGCTCTCCTCCATTTCCCCCTTTCGTTCCCCGCCTTCCGTTACGGATCACTATCTTTTCCGACCCTCGCTGATCCGACGGAACCCTTCTCCG TCTGTTCTTTCGGAGTTGGATGGAAGCCAGCATACGTCGCCGTTCCTTCTTCGAGATGCAACGCCGTATCCAAACCTCGTGTCATGCATG ATATACTTCAGAATAACACATCGGTGATCAAATGGCCGGAGACGCTTCCAGACACTGATGACGGCAAAGCTCTTACAAAG GTACCGGAATCGAATGAGATAACTCAGAGAATCGATGCGATCAAAGAGATGTTGCGGTCGATGGACGATGGAGAAATAAGCGTGTCGGCATATGATACGGCGTGGGTCGCTCTAGTCGATGACATGCATGGCAGCGGCGAGCCCCAGTTCCCTACCAGCCTCCAGTGGATTGTAGAAAATCAGCTGCCAGATGGATCGTGGGGCGATGAGCGAATATTTTCTGCTCATGATCGGATACTTAATACATTGGCTTGTGTGATCGCCTTGAAGTCGTGGAATATTTACCCCAAGAGATGTATAAGTG GACTGTCATTTCTTCGAGAGAACCTGAAGAAGCTCCAAGATGAAAATGCCGAGCACATGCCCATAGGCTTCGAAGTCGCCTTCCCGTCTCTGATAGAAATTGCTCGAAGCTTAGACTTGGAATTTCCTTATGATTCTCCACTTCTGCAAGACATCTATGCTATGAGAAATTTCAAACTCAAGAG GATACCAAAGGAAATTATGCACAAGGTGCCTACAACACTACTTCATAGCTTGGAAGGAATGCATGATTTGGATTGGGAAAAGCTTCTCAAGCTACAAAGCGCAGATGGATCATTCCTATTTTCGCCATCATCTACAGCCTTCGCACTCAAGCAGACCAAAGACGAGAAGTGCCTGAAATATCTCCAAAAGGCAGTTGAAAATTTCAATGGAGGAG TACCAAACGTGTACCCGGTGGATCTGTTTGAACATATCTGGGCTGTCGATCGCTTGGAACGGCTGGGGATCTCTAGATACTTCGAGGCGGAAATCAAAGATTGCCTAGATTATGTGTACAG ataCTGGACCGAAGACGGAATCTGTTGGGCTAGAAACTCACGAGTGCGGGATGTGGATGACACAGCTATGGGGTTCAGGATCCTCAGGTTACATGGTTATGATGTCTCTGCCG ATGCGTTTCGGCATTTTGAGAACGGAGGCGAGTTCTTCTGCTTCTCCGGACAATCGAACCAGGCAGTCACCGGAATATTCAACTTGAACAGGGCCTCTCAGATCTCGTTTCCAGGAGAGAAGATTCTAGAAGAAGCAAAATCCTTCTCAGACAAGTTCCTGAGAGAGAAGCAAGCCTCCAAGCAGCTTCTAGATAAATGGATTATAACCAAAGACCTGCCTGGGGAG gTGGGGTATGCATTGGACTTTCCCTGGTATACGAGCCTTCCTCGTATAGAGACGAGATTCTACTTAGAGCAGTACGGCGGGGAAGACGACGTTTGGATTGGCAAGACGCTCTAtag GATGCCCTACGTGAACAACAACGTCTATCTCGAGCTTGCCAAGCTGGATTTCAATCAGTGCCAAGCGCTGCACCAGCTCGAGTGGCGCGAGATCGAAAA GTGGTACGTTGAGAGCGTTTTGATGAATCTGGGGCTGAGCGAAAATACAGTGCTGCAAGCTTACTTTCTGGCAGCTGTGAGTATATTCGAGCCCGAAAAGTCCACAGAGCGGCTCGCTTGGGCCCAAACCGCAGTGCTGATGGACGCGATCTCCTCGTATTTTGGCACCTCGGCGTGTTCATCCGAGAAGAGGAGAGCCTTTCTCCAAGATTTCAATGACCAAAG TTCGGGTTCGAAGAGAACGAGAAAGGGACTCGTCGGGTCCCTGCTTGAAACCCTGCGCCATCTCTCCCTCGATGCCCTCGTGGTGCACGGTAGCGACGTCCACTGCAACTTACTAAGCGCT TGGGAGACCTGGCTGCTGACGTGGCAGGGTGATGGAGACAGCAGCCACCACCAGCGGCGCGGCGCGGAGGCGGAGCTCCTAGTGCGCACGATAAATCTATGCGCTGGCCGCTCCGTCTCCGAAAACCTCCTGTCCCACCCTCAGTACGTGCGCCTCGCCCGGCGCACGAACGGGATCTGCGACCGACTTCGTCGCGTGCGGAAGCTCAAG GAACAGAGAGCAAATGGCAACGATGCAATCACCAGCAGTGGACTCGACACCAAGCCCATAGAATCCGAAATGCAAGAGCTCATGCAATGCGTGCTCCAGAGCTCCGACGGCATCGACAGCTACATCAAGCAAACGTTCCTCACGGTTGCCAAGAGCTTCTACTATGCTGCTCACTGTCCACTGTCCACCTTCAACTATCACATATCGAAGGTACTCTTCGACAGAGCAGCTTGA